The following are from one region of the Stigmatella ashevillena genome:
- a CDS encoding Glu/Leu/Phe/Val family dehydrogenase — MASEENFMRAPARSPKRTVYTEAMEIFDRAADLIGLDKRVRLELEEPDYEHIFYVTTKLKDRLVPLSAQEGKAFADLSVTQVRNPEGLERLADGKIILNGRALLGSDVAIRRGHLRLPDGGVYQLVPGESQRFKAYRVQHNQARGPYKGGIRYHREVSLDLFKALAAEMTWKTAISEVPFGGGKGGIQIDPRQFGKEELENITLRFMYKLKNLIGPNIDIPAPDVGTNGEIMALMYRQYSDGERERHHLRGIVTGKDVRIGGSEGRAKATGQGVAFCIEDYYADRGESVKGKTFILQGFGNVGSHGAAILSGMGARLLAVNDADGTVYNGDGIDVNALMAYVQDPQNLKRSVLGFPGAQRIEKKDLWEIQADILLPAALGGEITAGVAERLKVKLVAEGANGPTTPEADRVLLKRGIDLIPDIIANAGGVTVSYYEWIQNKRMERWSEAEVDQRLERAMKRNYRIIRDISRNQPRKTEMHDSRPYCIGKTVDPRCAAMILALKRIEAHYLLEGFSQ, encoded by the coding sequence ATGGCCAGCGAAGAGAACTTCATGCGCGCCCCGGCCCGATCCCCCAAGCGCACCGTCTACACGGAGGCGATGGAGATCTTCGACCGCGCCGCCGACCTCATCGGCCTCGACAAGCGCGTTCGCCTGGAGCTCGAAGAGCCCGACTACGAGCACATCTTCTACGTCACCACCAAGCTCAAGGACCGCCTCGTCCCCCTGTCTGCCCAAGAAGGCAAGGCCTTCGCGGACCTGTCCGTCACCCAGGTGCGCAACCCCGAGGGCCTGGAGCGTCTGGCCGACGGGAAGATCATCCTCAATGGCCGCGCCCTGCTCGGCTCGGATGTCGCCATCCGCCGGGGCCACCTGCGCCTGCCCGATGGCGGCGTCTACCAGCTCGTCCCCGGCGAGTCCCAGCGCTTCAAGGCCTACCGCGTCCAGCACAACCAGGCCCGCGGCCCCTATAAAGGAGGCATCCGCTACCACCGTGAAGTCTCCCTGGACCTCTTCAAGGCCCTGGCCGCGGAGATGACCTGGAAGACGGCCATCTCCGAGGTCCCCTTCGGCGGAGGCAAGGGTGGCATCCAGATCGATCCGCGCCAGTTCGGCAAGGAGGAGCTGGAGAACATCACCCTGCGCTTCATGTACAAGCTCAAGAACCTCATCGGGCCCAACATCGACATCCCCGCCCCGGACGTGGGCACCAACGGGGAGATCATGGCCCTCATGTACCGGCAGTACTCGGACGGTGAGCGCGAGCGCCACCACCTGCGCGGCATCGTCACCGGCAAGGACGTGCGCATCGGCGGCTCCGAAGGCCGCGCCAAGGCCACCGGTCAGGGCGTCGCCTTCTGCATCGAGGACTACTACGCCGATCGCGGCGAGTCCGTGAAGGGCAAGACGTTCATCCTCCAGGGCTTCGGCAACGTGGGCAGCCACGGCGCCGCCATCCTCTCCGGCATGGGCGCCCGCCTGCTGGCCGTGAACGACGCCGATGGCACCGTCTACAACGGAGATGGCATCGACGTGAACGCGCTCATGGCCTACGTCCAGGATCCGCAGAACCTCAAGCGCAGCGTCCTGGGCTTCCCGGGCGCCCAGCGCATCGAGAAGAAGGACCTCTGGGAAATTCAGGCGGACATCCTCCTGCCGGCGGCGCTCGGCGGGGAAATCACCGCGGGCGTGGCCGAGCGGCTCAAGGTCAAGCTCGTCGCCGAGGGCGCCAACGGCCCCACCACTCCCGAGGCTGACCGCGTGCTCCTCAAGCGCGGCATCGATCTCATCCCCGACATCATCGCCAACGCGGGCGGCGTGACGGTCAGCTACTACGAGTGGATCCAGAACAAGCGCATGGAGCGCTGGAGCGAGGCCGAGGTGGACCAGCGCCTCGAGAGGGCGATGAAGCGCAACTACCGCATCATCCGCGACATCTCCCGCAACCAGCCGCGCAAGACCGAGATGCACGACAGCCGCCCGTACTGCATCGGCAAGACCGTGGACCCGCGCTGCGCCGCGATGATCCTCGCGCTCAAGCGCATCGAGGCCCACTACCTCCTCGAGGGCTTCTCGCAGTAG
- a CDS encoding PilZ domain-containing protein: MEERRSNLRFDKVFTVYLSTRDGMTRGIGRNISARGMFVETREPMPLGEKLKVTFAGEDGTEMTCLCEVRYQVALAYGRKDGREGNSRGVGLRVVAYETQDDAPLLLVDRERVMH, encoded by the coding sequence GTGGAAGAACGGCGCTCAAACCTTCGGTTCGACAAGGTTTTCACGGTGTACCTGAGCACGCGGGATGGAATGACGCGGGGAATCGGGCGCAACATCAGTGCCCGAGGCATGTTCGTGGAGACGCGCGAGCCCATGCCCCTGGGAGAGAAGCTGAAGGTCACCTTCGCGGGGGAGGACGGCACGGAGATGACGTGTCTGTGCGAGGTCCGCTATCAGGTGGCGCTGGCCTACGGGCGCAAGGATGGGCGGGAGGGCAACAGCCGCGGCGTGGGCCTCCGGGTCGTCGCCTACGAGACGCAGGACGACGCGCCCCTGCTGCTGGTGGACCGCGAGCGGGTGATGCACTGA
- a CDS encoding DUF6066 family protein — protein MTRCLLFLVLLLPAFAQADVDPRFARLRDTAEPLGGLGAFLERYIGECGSLFASSDCRTKADAFRKHYRGKRMYMIVTEEVATMVAPGSYQPNSGNFSIHVTPSFPGGRYALTEGTPKKTDAEGNPILPVMTVTGTSPKGWNGGVFSRVFSAMGVRVQVIFTPLDIWSLPQPGGGKTFGVAARIEAVLVTEGRTGYELGLWLDGKDAPKKK, from the coding sequence GTGACCCGTTGCCTCCTGTTCCTCGTCCTGTTGCTGCCCGCGTTCGCCCAGGCGGATGTGGACCCCCGTTTCGCCCGGCTGAGGGACACCGCCGAGCCCCTGGGGGGATTGGGGGCTTTTCTCGAGCGCTACATCGGTGAGTGCGGAAGCCTGTTCGCCTCCTCGGACTGCCGGACCAAGGCGGATGCCTTCCGCAAGCACTACCGGGGCAAGCGGATGTACATGATCGTCACCGAGGAAGTGGCGACCATGGTCGCGCCCGGCTCCTACCAGCCCAACAGCGGCAACTTCTCCATCCACGTCACCCCGTCCTTCCCCGGAGGCCGTTACGCCCTCACCGAGGGCACGCCCAAGAAGACGGATGCCGAGGGCAACCCCATCCTCCCCGTCATGACCGTGACTGGGACGTCGCCCAAAGGCTGGAACGGCGGCGTGTTCTCGCGGGTGTTCTCCGCCATGGGCGTCCGGGTCCAGGTCATCTTTACGCCGCTGGACATCTGGAGCCTGCCCCAGCCCGGTGGGGGAAAGACGTTTGGGGTGGCCGCGCGCATCGAGGCCGTCCTCGTCACGGAGGGGCGCACCGGCTACGAGTTGGGCCTGTGGCTCGACGGCAAGGACGCCCCCAAGAAGAAGTAG
- a CDS encoding trypsin-like peptidase domain-containing protein, translating into MRPHPLVPWCLLFCLAFVTSARAEGGLNPWLQARSREHSVWMAEQEHRTEANSLALWRERPPGKGAEIPEFVPPTSLAPLIRAVEASVVRITTLNAQSRFGVAGRSTGSGFVLTPDGLVVTNNHVVARAQSIDVGLSDGREFPAEVVGRDASTDVALLRLRGVGPAPLPAVYLGDSDRLEVGDWVVAIGNPFGLDHSVSHGMISAKERVLGVDVFDDFIQTDALINPGNSGGPLFNMHGEVVGVNTAIMSQGQGIGFAVPINLVKDLLPNLRENGRLERGWLGVDVDDAHAGQVERYLVVKHVYRRSPAAEAGIRSGDQVLAVNGKTIDSYLQLLRKVALLAPGTETKLTLMREGAKQEVAVKLAARPAPETLQALASPGNMDELGLVLKDLSPEVAASTGNTAYSGALVTGVVPRSPAAQAGVTAGDVITEVNRRRVKDVAGVRAILERGEVGTNVLLRVQRGDVQQYLALAP; encoded by the coding sequence ATGCGCCCTCACCCCCTTGTCCCGTGGTGCCTGCTGTTCTGCCTGGCATTCGTCACCTCCGCCCGGGCGGAAGGGGGCCTGAACCCATGGCTCCAGGCCCGGTCGCGCGAGCACTCCGTTTGGATGGCGGAGCAGGAGCACCGCACGGAGGCGAACTCCCTGGCGCTCTGGCGGGAGCGGCCCCCGGGAAAGGGGGCGGAGATTCCCGAGTTCGTGCCGCCCACCTCGCTGGCGCCGTTGATCCGCGCGGTGGAGGCGAGCGTCGTTCGCATCACCACCCTGAATGCCCAGTCCCGTTTTGGGGTCGCGGGGCGCTCGACGGGCTCGGGTTTTGTGCTCACCCCGGACGGCTTGGTGGTGACCAACAACCACGTCGTGGCCCGGGCGCAGAGCATCGATGTGGGGTTGTCCGACGGCCGTGAGTTTCCCGCCGAGGTGGTGGGCCGGGATGCCTCCACGGATGTGGCGCTGCTGCGCCTGCGAGGGGTGGGGCCCGCGCCGCTGCCGGCCGTGTACCTGGGGGACTCGGATCGCCTCGAGGTGGGGGACTGGGTGGTCGCCATTGGCAACCCGTTTGGGTTGGACCACTCGGTGTCTCACGGGATGATCTCCGCGAAGGAGCGCGTGCTGGGTGTGGATGTCTTTGATGACTTCATCCAGACGGATGCGCTCATCAACCCCGGCAACTCCGGCGGACCGCTCTTCAACATGCATGGCGAGGTGGTGGGCGTGAACACCGCCATCATGAGCCAGGGGCAAGGCATCGGCTTCGCGGTGCCCATCAACTTGGTGAAGGATCTGCTCCCCAACCTGCGTGAGAATGGCCGGCTGGAGCGAGGGTGGCTGGGCGTGGATGTCGACGACGCGCACGCCGGGCAGGTCGAGCGCTACCTGGTGGTCAAGCATGTCTATCGCCGCAGTCCCGCCGCGGAGGCAGGCATCCGCTCGGGGGATCAAGTCCTGGCCGTCAACGGCAAGACGATCGATTCCTACCTCCAGTTGCTGCGCAAGGTGGCGCTGCTGGCTCCCGGAACGGAGACGAAGCTGACGCTGATGCGCGAGGGCGCCAAGCAGGAGGTGGCGGTGAAGCTGGCCGCACGCCCGGCGCCCGAGACGCTGCAAGCGCTGGCCAGCCCCGGGAACATGGACGAGCTGGGGCTGGTGCTGAAGGATCTGTCCCCGGAGGTGGCCGCTTCCACGGGCAACACCGCGTACTCGGGAGCCTTGGTCACGGGGGTCGTTCCCCGCAGCCCCGCCGCGCAGGCAGGGGTCACGGCGGGGGACGTCATCACCGAGGTGAACCGGCGGCGCGTGAAGGATGTGGCGGGCGTGCGCGCGATCCTGGAGCGGGGCGAGGTGGGCACCAACGTCCTGCTGCGCGTGCAGCGGGGCGATGTGCAGCAGTACCTGGCGTTGGCTCCCTGA
- a CDS encoding nucleotide exchange factor GrpE, translating into MNGHTQNGKQDQAHAAEPTQPSASDASAASEEAASRQEAAGTPADAERQRLETELEATRRRLDELARAYQTLDRDREEFKQRLSRERERLIDVERGNVAVTLLEAIDELDRCLSMSGSEANSSLGQGVRMIRDGLLGKVQAAGIERIQVVGQMYDPNTAEAADMEITPQPEEDQRVVAEIRAGYRLKERVIRPARVKVAKYVPPAQA; encoded by the coding sequence ATGAACGGCCATACCCAGAACGGAAAGCAGGACCAGGCCCACGCCGCGGAGCCCACGCAGCCCTCTGCTTCGGACGCCTCGGCCGCCTCGGAAGAGGCTGCCTCCCGGCAGGAGGCCGCGGGGACCCCGGCAGACGCGGAGCGGCAGCGACTGGAGACCGAGCTGGAAGCCACCCGGCGCCGTCTGGACGAGCTGGCCCGGGCGTATCAGACGCTCGACAGGGACCGCGAGGAGTTCAAGCAGCGCCTTTCGCGGGAGCGGGAGCGCCTGATCGACGTGGAGCGCGGCAACGTGGCCGTGACGTTGTTGGAGGCCATCGACGAGCTGGATCGCTGCCTGTCCATGAGTGGCTCCGAGGCCAACTCCTCCCTGGGGCAGGGGGTCCGGATGATCCGGGATGGGCTGCTGGGCAAGGTGCAGGCCGCAGGTATTGAGCGGATCCAGGTGGTGGGGCAGATGTATGACCCCAACACGGCCGAGGCCGCCGACATGGAGATCACCCCCCAGCCTGAGGAAGACCAGCGCGTGGTGGCGGAGATCCGGGCGGGGTACCGGCTGAAGGAGCGGGTCATCCGGCCCGCGCGGGTGAAGGTGGCCAAGTACGTTCCTCCCGCACAGGCTTGA
- a CDS encoding RNA polymerase sigma factor region1.1 domain-containing protein — translation MENRIGKSYVARKALFAKGLRDGRLTVQEIEEALPSGTLTAAERWLLYYSLRAAQVEIIDEVTGQVDHGFLLEQEAAPSEH, via the coding sequence GTGGAGAACAGGATCGGCAAGAGTTATGTGGCCCGGAAGGCGCTGTTCGCTAAGGGGCTGAGGGATGGGCGGCTCACGGTGCAGGAGATTGAGGAGGCCCTGCCCTCGGGGACGCTCACGGCGGCGGAGCGTTGGTTGCTCTACTACTCGCTGCGCGCGGCGCAGGTGGAAATCATCGACGAGGTGACGGGGCAAGTGGACCACGGTTTCCTGCTCGAGCAGGAAGCCGCGCCCTCCGAGCACTAG
- the ftsH gene encoding ATP-dependent zinc metalloprotease FtsH, giving the protein MGRGPKKPEKPASTKGFKLGSPLGYILLLVLGFLLFRQVFQDAGVRRVSYSQFRQAVENGQFTRISISPEWVKGTLKDTSTQPAAPQGQDRALRGELPALPWMAYRVPGDDKLVELLEQKGIQYEAVPQSGFSDVLWIWLIPMGLVLLFWSFMMRRVAGGMGQGPQSVMSFGKTRAKVQAEADTGVGFKDVAGVDEAVEELSEIVEFLKTPEKFRRLGGRIPKGVLLVGPPGTGKTLLARAVAGEAGVPFFSLSGSEFVEMFVGVGAARVRDLFGQATAKAPCIIFIDELDAIGKSRNSGMAGGHDEREQTLNQLLAEMDGFDGRTGLIILAATNRPEILDSALMRPGRFDRQVLVDRPDKRGRERVLEIHSRQVKLGPDVDLKGLAARTPGFAGADLANVVNEAALLAARRNRDAVTRADFEEAIERVVAGLEKKNRRMNEREKDIVAHHEAGHAVVGWMLPHAERVTKVSIIPRGLAALGYTMSLPLEDRYLMSLEELRDKMAGMMGGRAAEELFIGEISTGASNDIKQATEIARAMVRDYGMSSLGPVALGADHGPGFLRSAGLPESRTYSEQTARMVDEEVNKLVSEALDRAREVLSNHKDKVHALAARLLATEVVEEDAMAVLLGPKVVPDRGLLHPEARQVVSAHPTENQEGTPPTQHAQSTRDV; this is encoded by the coding sequence ATGGGCCGTGGGCCCAAGAAGCCTGAGAAGCCGGCGTCGACCAAGGGATTCAAGCTCGGCTCTCCGCTGGGTTACATCCTTCTCTTGGTTCTGGGCTTCTTGCTGTTCCGTCAAGTCTTTCAGGATGCGGGGGTGCGTCGGGTCAGCTACAGCCAGTTCCGCCAGGCGGTGGAAAATGGACAGTTCACCCGGATCTCCATCTCCCCGGAGTGGGTGAAGGGGACCCTCAAGGACACCTCCACGCAGCCTGCGGCGCCGCAGGGCCAGGATCGGGCGCTGCGGGGCGAGCTGCCCGCGCTGCCGTGGATGGCCTACCGCGTCCCGGGGGACGACAAGCTCGTCGAGCTGCTGGAGCAGAAGGGGATTCAATACGAGGCGGTGCCTCAGTCCGGCTTCTCGGATGTGCTGTGGATCTGGCTCATCCCCATGGGGCTGGTGCTGCTGTTCTGGAGCTTCATGATGCGGCGGGTGGCCGGAGGCATGGGCCAGGGGCCGCAGAGCGTGATGAGCTTCGGCAAGACGCGCGCGAAAGTGCAGGCCGAGGCGGACACCGGCGTGGGCTTCAAGGACGTGGCCGGTGTGGACGAGGCCGTGGAGGAGCTGAGCGAGATCGTCGAGTTCCTCAAGACGCCGGAGAAGTTCCGCCGCCTGGGCGGGCGCATCCCCAAGGGGGTGCTCCTGGTGGGCCCCCCTGGAACGGGCAAGACGCTGCTGGCCCGGGCCGTCGCGGGTGAGGCCGGGGTGCCTTTCTTCAGCCTCTCGGGCTCCGAGTTCGTGGAGATGTTCGTGGGCGTGGGCGCCGCGCGCGTGAGGGATCTGTTCGGCCAGGCCACCGCCAAGGCTCCGTGCATTATCTTCATCGACGAGCTGGACGCCATCGGCAAGAGCCGCAACTCGGGCATGGCCGGGGGCCATGACGAGCGTGAGCAGACGCTCAACCAGTTGCTCGCGGAGATGGATGGCTTCGATGGGCGCACGGGCCTCATCATCCTGGCGGCCACCAACCGTCCGGAGATTCTCGACAGCGCTCTCATGCGGCCGGGCCGTTTCGATCGCCAGGTGCTGGTGGATCGGCCGGACAAGCGGGGCCGTGAGCGCGTGCTGGAGATCCACTCGCGGCAGGTGAAGCTGGGGCCTGACGTGGACTTGAAGGGCCTCGCGGCGCGCACGCCGGGGTTCGCGGGCGCGGATCTGGCCAACGTGGTGAACGAGGCGGCGCTGCTGGCCGCCCGGCGCAACCGGGACGCCGTGACGCGGGCGGACTTCGAGGAGGCCATCGAGCGCGTGGTGGCGGGCCTGGAGAAGAAGAACCGCCGGATGAACGAGCGCGAGAAGGACATCGTCGCGCACCACGAGGCAGGCCACGCCGTGGTGGGGTGGATGCTGCCCCACGCGGAGCGGGTGACGAAGGTGTCCATCATCCCGCGCGGCCTGGCGGCGCTGGGCTACACCATGTCGCTGCCGCTGGAGGACCGGTACCTCATGTCGCTGGAGGAGCTGCGCGACAAGATGGCGGGGATGATGGGGGGCCGGGCCGCGGAGGAGCTCTTCATTGGAGAAATCTCCACCGGTGCCTCGAACGACATCAAGCAGGCCACGGAGATCGCCCGGGCGATGGTGCGGGACTACGGCATGAGCTCGCTGGGGCCGGTGGCGCTGGGGGCGGATCATGGCCCTGGGTTCCTGCGCTCGGCGGGGCTGCCCGAGTCGCGCACCTACTCCGAGCAGACGGCGCGCATGGTGGACGAGGAAGTGAACAAGCTCGTCAGCGAGGCGCTCGACCGGGCCCGCGAGGTGCTCTCCAACCACAAGGACAAGGTGCACGCACTGGCGGCGCGGCTGCTGGCCACGGAAGTGGTGGAGGAAGACGCCATGGCGGTCCTGCTGGGGCCCAAGGTGGTGCCGGACAGGGGACTGCTGCACCCGGAGGCCCGGCAGGTGGTCTCCGCCCATCCGACCGAGAACCAGGAGGGCACTCCGCCCACCCAGCACGCTCAATCGACACGCGACGTCTGA
- a CDS encoding (deoxy)nucleoside triphosphate pyrophosphohydrolase: MGRRQVRVVGAMLQNEEGRYLITQRPPKASLPLLWEFPGGRVEEGETDPEALAREILEEMGVGVVVLEQAMHTRHEYPAYDIDFRVFRCRLSDPASTIRHLRVHDHRWVLLEEMSQYQFPDADARTLAKLLDLDA; encoded by the coding sequence ATGGGTCGCCGTCAGGTCCGCGTGGTCGGCGCGATGCTTCAGAACGAAGAAGGGCGCTACCTCATCACCCAGCGTCCGCCCAAGGCATCGCTGCCCCTGCTCTGGGAGTTCCCCGGGGGCCGCGTAGAGGAGGGCGAGACCGACCCCGAGGCCCTGGCCCGGGAAATCCTGGAGGAGATGGGCGTCGGCGTGGTGGTGCTCGAGCAGGCGATGCACACCCGGCACGAGTACCCGGCCTATGACATCGACTTCCGCGTCTTCCGCTGTCGGCTGAGCGATCCGGCCTCCACCATCCGGCACCTTCGCGTGCACGACCACCGCTGGGTGTTGCTGGAGGAGATGTCGCAGTACCAGTTCCCGGATGCGGACGCTCGGACCCTGGCGAAACTGCTCGATCTGGATGCCTGA
- a CDS encoding serine/threonine protein kinase, giving the protein MPSPPSGPPPATGPVLLQSGHTTYELIRPLEQTWHGELLLARRHFDKTSGDYVVLKRLSRDCREEDYRRLMEEVAVTSRLHHPGIAGLHDVQGTTGDPYLVLEHVEGHRLDALLELSVLTGKALSEAFACYLGVEVADALHHAHELTSEEGRWLRLVHRNVSPLTLMVGQRGEVKLTDFGTVWSTLPGRQPTEDDALPGNLAYASPELTRKGMLDGRTDQFSLGAVLFHVLTGKPLLEGAERLSQEMRELRRRMDEVQALGPRDRAGALLVADLKTQLRTLSEGFIQRIRGLTARDVMEATRMLPTGLRPILRRSLSPRRSDRYASCAEFGHDLRMHLFRLGPMYGRPEAEREVAALVQGTPRMRPRSALPRRVSSVGEKRRKREPSP; this is encoded by the coding sequence ATGCCGAGCCCGCCCTCGGGCCCCCCCCCGGCCACCGGTCCGGTCCTGCTGCAGTCCGGGCACACGACGTACGAACTCATCCGCCCCTTGGAGCAGACCTGGCACGGGGAGCTGCTGCTGGCGCGGCGGCACTTCGACAAGACTTCGGGTGACTACGTCGTGCTCAAGCGCCTGAGCCGCGACTGCCGGGAGGAAGACTACCGGCGGCTCATGGAGGAAGTGGCCGTCACCTCCCGGCTCCACCACCCGGGCATCGCCGGGCTGCACGATGTGCAGGGCACCACGGGAGACCCCTACCTCGTCCTCGAGCACGTGGAGGGTCACCGGCTGGACGCCCTCCTGGAGCTGTCGGTCCTGACGGGCAAGGCCCTGTCGGAGGCTTTTGCCTGTTACCTGGGCGTCGAGGTGGCGGATGCGCTCCACCACGCCCACGAGCTCACCAGCGAGGAGGGCCGCTGGCTGCGGCTGGTCCACCGCAACGTGTCGCCCCTCACCCTGATGGTAGGCCAGCGGGGAGAGGTGAAGCTCACCGACTTTGGGACCGTCTGGTCGACGCTGCCAGGACGCCAGCCCACGGAGGATGACGCCCTGCCAGGCAACCTCGCCTATGCCTCTCCCGAGCTGACCCGGAAGGGGATGCTGGATGGGCGCACGGATCAGTTCTCGCTGGGGGCCGTGCTCTTTCATGTGCTCACCGGCAAGCCGCTGTTGGAGGGGGCCGAACGGCTCTCCCAGGAGATGCGCGAGCTGAGGCGGCGCATGGACGAGGTGCAGGCCTTGGGGCCCCGGGACCGCGCGGGGGCCTTGCTCGTCGCGGACCTCAAGACGCAACTGCGCACCCTCAGCGAGGGGTTCATCCAGCGCATCCGGGGGCTGACGGCGCGGGACGTGATGGAGGCCACGCGCATGCTGCCCACGGGGTTGCGCCCCATCCTCCGCCGGTCCCTCTCGCCCCGGCGCAGCGACCGCTACGCCTCGTGCGCGGAGTTTGGCCATGATCTGCGCATGCACCTGTTCCGCCTGGGGCCCATGTATGGACGGCCCGAGGCGGAGCGCGAGGTGGCGGCCCTGGTTCAGGGGACTCCGCGCATGCGTCCCCGGAGCGCCTTGCCCCGGCGGGTGTCCTCCGTGGGCGAGAAGCGGCGCAAGAGGGAGCCCTCCCCCTGA
- a CDS encoding helix-turn-helix transcriptional regulator, with amino-acid sequence MSQRQRALALGAALRAAREKTGLSQEDVATRVELHPMTYGGIERGRLLPSVSTLTRLCVVLKVDPDDLPDLQDLQD; translated from the coding sequence ATGAGTCAGAGACAAAGGGCCCTGGCCCTCGGTGCCGCCCTCCGGGCCGCGCGCGAGAAGACGGGGCTCAGCCAAGAGGACGTCGCCACCCGCGTGGAGCTGCACCCGATGACCTACGGGGGCATCGAGCGGGGCCGTCTGCTGCCCAGCGTCTCCACGCTGACGCGGCTGTGCGTCGTGCTGAAAGTCGACCCGGATGACCTGCCCGACCTCCAGGATCTCCAGGATTAG